A genomic region of Bradyrhizobium sp. ORS 278 contains the following coding sequences:
- a CDS encoding ABC transporter ATP-binding protein, protein MALLEIQGLTAFYRDFQALFGVDLMLEAGETIAIVGANGAGKSTLMRSISGVLRNGADQIVFDGRPIGALAAPDVVALGVAMVPEGRKLFPSLSVEENLLIGRYGRATPGPWSLETIYRLFPVLKERRHTPGTALSGGQQQMVAIGRALMSNPRVLLCDELSLGLAPIIIKDIYAAFPEIRASGASIVIVEQDIGQAMKVADRLYCMMEGRVTLSGRPAELSREAIHAAYFGAHA, encoded by the coding sequence TTCCAGGCGCTGTTCGGCGTCGACCTCATGCTTGAGGCGGGCGAGACGATTGCGATCGTCGGCGCCAACGGCGCCGGCAAGTCGACTTTGATGCGCTCGATCTCCGGCGTGCTGCGCAACGGCGCCGATCAGATCGTGTTCGACGGACGTCCGATCGGCGCGCTCGCTGCGCCTGACGTCGTGGCGCTCGGCGTCGCGATGGTGCCGGAGGGACGAAAACTGTTTCCCTCGCTGTCGGTGGAAGAGAACCTGCTGATCGGACGCTACGGCCGCGCGACGCCGGGACCGTGGTCGCTCGAGACGATCTACCGGCTGTTCCCGGTGCTGAAGGAGCGGCGCCACACCCCGGGCACCGCGCTGTCCGGCGGCCAGCAGCAGATGGTGGCGATCGGACGGGCACTGATGTCGAACCCGCGCGTGCTGCTGTGCGATGAGCTGAGCCTCGGCCTCGCGCCGATCATCATCAAGGATATCTATGCGGCGTTCCCGGAGATCCGCGCCAGCGGCGCCTCGATCGTCATCGTCGAGCAGGACATCGGCCAGGCGATGAAGGTCGCCGATCGGCTGTACTGCATGATGGAGGGCCGCGTGACCCTGAGCGGCCGGCCTGCCGAGCTCAGCCGCGAGGCGATCCACGCGGCGTATTTCGGAGCACACGCATGA
- a CDS encoding branched-chain amino acid ABC transporter permease, producing the protein MSWADTILQGVLLGGLYALFAAGLSLVFGIMRLVNLAHGDLIVLAAYLILVLVSGLGLHPFVAVLIAMPLMFGIGWLLQAYVLNRTLGPDILPPLLVTFGLSVVLQNGLLQAYSADSRRIPSGSLETASVALGPFNIGVMPMLTFASAVAVILILNRVLYGTELGRAFRATSDDAVTAGLMGIRPNRTFAVATGIAMAIVAIAAVFLGTRANFDPTIGPARLIYAFEAVIMGGLGSLWGTLAGGVVLGVAQTVGGAINPEWQILAGHIAFVLVLLVRPRGFFPRAVD; encoded by the coding sequence ATGAGCTGGGCAGACACCATCCTGCAGGGCGTGCTGCTCGGCGGCCTCTACGCGTTGTTCGCTGCAGGTCTTTCGCTGGTGTTCGGCATCATGCGGCTGGTGAACCTCGCGCATGGCGATTTGATCGTGCTCGCGGCCTATCTGATCCTGGTACTGGTCAGCGGTCTCGGCCTGCATCCGTTCGTGGCTGTGCTGATCGCGATGCCGCTGATGTTCGGCATCGGTTGGCTGCTGCAAGCCTATGTCCTCAACCGGACGCTCGGTCCGGATATCCTGCCGCCGCTGCTAGTGACCTTCGGGCTCTCGGTGGTGCTGCAGAACGGGCTGTTGCAGGCGTACTCCGCCGACAGCCGCCGCATTCCCTCTGGCTCTCTGGAAACCGCGTCGGTCGCGCTGGGTCCGTTCAACATCGGCGTCATGCCGATGCTGACCTTCGCCTCGGCGGTCGCCGTGATCCTGATCCTCAACCGCGTGCTCTACGGCACCGAGCTCGGCCGCGCCTTCCGCGCCACGTCGGATGATGCCGTCACCGCCGGACTGATGGGCATCCGGCCCAACCGGACCTTCGCGGTGGCGACCGGCATCGCCATGGCGATCGTCGCGATCGCCGCAGTGTTTCTCGGTACCCGCGCCAATTTCGATCCGACCATCGGTCCGGCACGCCTGATCTATGCGTTCGAGGCGGTGATCATGGGCGGGCTCGGCTCGCTCTGGGGCACGCTGGCCGGCGGCGTCGTGCTGGGCGTGGCGCAGACGGTCGGCGGCGCGATCAATCCGGAATGGCAGATCCTGGCCGGTCACATCGCGTTCGTGCTGGTGCTGCTGGTCCGTCCGCGCGGCTTCTTCCCGCGCGCGGTCGATTGA
- a CDS encoding branched-chain amino acid ABC transporter permease, which produces MHRRSIPWRVETRTKASIVFAVIAALIVVAGVIAPAYLPRSTLQDLFFILTMLVLAQSWNLLAGYAGLVSVGQQAFVGLGAYAMFAGVVLLKLDPLVSVLLGGAAAALLAIPAGFFAFRLQGAYFAIGTWVVAEIVRLLVAQWKTLGGGTGTSLPGAATRAMFGTDVVQRLLGVRPAQAVDIICYWLALLLAVATIFTVYRLLRSRHGLALASVRDNQEAARAIGVDARRLKAMVYLTSAALTGLVGALIYVQKARISPDAAFSVIDWTAYVIFIVVIGGIGTIEGPIVGVLIFFGLQKLLADFGSLYLLALGLIGIVIMLFAPQGLWGLFASRTGIQLLPVRRLLRGGSIDN; this is translated from the coding sequence ATGCACAGACGATCCATCCCCTGGCGTGTCGAGACGAGGACCAAGGCCTCGATTGTGTTTGCCGTGATCGCGGCGCTCATCGTCGTGGCCGGCGTGATCGCGCCGGCCTATCTGCCGCGCTCGACCTTGCAGGACCTGTTCTTCATCCTGACCATGCTGGTGCTGGCGCAGAGCTGGAATCTGCTCGCGGGCTATGCCGGTCTCGTCTCCGTCGGCCAGCAGGCCTTCGTCGGCCTCGGCGCCTACGCGATGTTCGCGGGCGTCGTGCTGCTGAAGCTCGATCCGCTGGTCTCAGTCCTGCTCGGCGGCGCCGCCGCCGCACTGCTCGCCATTCCCGCCGGCTTTTTCGCCTTCCGTCTGCAGGGCGCTTACTTCGCGATCGGCACCTGGGTGGTCGCGGAGATCGTGCGACTGCTCGTCGCGCAGTGGAAGACGCTCGGCGGCGGCACTGGCACCTCGCTGCCGGGCGCGGCGACTCGCGCGATGTTCGGCACCGATGTCGTGCAGCGTCTGCTCGGCGTGCGGCCGGCGCAGGCGGTCGACATCATCTGCTACTGGCTGGCGCTGCTGCTTGCGGTCGCGACGATCTTCACGGTGTATCGCCTGTTGCGCTCGCGCCATGGTCTCGCGCTCGCCTCCGTGCGCGACAATCAGGAGGCGGCGCGCGCCATCGGTGTCGATGCGCGGCGGCTGAAGGCGATGGTCTATCTGACCAGCGCCGCGCTGACCGGGCTCGTCGGCGCGCTGATCTATGTGCAGAAGGCGCGGATCTCGCCGGACGCGGCGTTCTCGGTGATCGACTGGACGGCCTACGTCATCTTCATCGTGGTGATCGGCGGCATCGGCACCATCGAGGGGCCGATCGTCGGCGTCCTGATCTTCTTCGGCCTGCAGAAGCTGCTGGCCGATTTCGGCTCATTGTATCTGCTCGCGCTCGGCCTGATCGGTATCGTCATCATGCTGTTCGCGCCGCAAGGGTTATGGGGCCTGTTCGCAAGCCGGACCGGCATCCAGCTGCTGCCGGTCCGCCGCCTGCTGCGCGGCGGATCAATCGACAACTGA
- a CDS encoding FAD-dependent monooxygenase, translating into MADITTDVLIIGTGPAGSAAAALLSTYGVENMVVNRYRWLANTPRAHITNQRTMEVLRDLGRDVENEAYMFASQQDIMGENVFCTSLAGEEIGRLKTWGNHPLSRAEHQLSSPAKMNDLPQTYMEPLLFKTACSRGTQARMSTVYESHVQDDHGVTTTLLDRLTGKTFTVRSKYLIGADGGNSLVAQHAGLPFEGKMGVGGSMNILFKADLSRYVAHRPSVLYWVVQPGADVGGIGMGLVRMVRPWNEWLIVWGYDINQPAPEVDEAFAVKVARDLVGDQELQIELQSVSTWTVNNMYATRTSHGRVFCMGDAIHRHPPSNGLGSNTSIQDAFNLAWKLAYVLKDRAGPKLLDSYTIERAPVAKQIVTRANKSIEEFGPIFQALGLLDSVDPVKMQQNMDARCDRTEQAEQQRAKIRETIASKVYEFDAHGVEMNHRYRSDAIVTDGQAEPAFTRDPELHFQQTTWPGARLPHAWLFGKDGTKISTLDLAGHGKFTVLTGIGGETWVQAARKLGQELGIEIDAHVIGPRQVWQDLDGDWSRLREVRDGGIVLTRPDQHVCWRRETLAEDPAAELRRVFKQILAN; encoded by the coding sequence ATGGCCGACATCACGACAGACGTTCTCATCATCGGTACCGGTCCGGCCGGCTCGGCCGCGGCGGCGCTGCTGTCCACCTATGGCGTCGAGAACATGGTGGTCAACCGCTATCGCTGGCTCGCCAACACGCCGCGCGCCCACATCACCAACCAGCGCACGATGGAGGTGCTGCGCGACCTTGGCCGCGACGTCGAGAACGAAGCCTACATGTTCGCCTCGCAGCAGGACATCATGGGCGAGAACGTGTTCTGCACCTCGCTCGCCGGCGAGGAGATCGGCCGGCTCAAGACCTGGGGCAATCACCCGCTGTCGCGCGCCGAGCATCAGCTGTCGTCGCCGGCGAAGATGAACGATCTGCCGCAGACCTATATGGAGCCGCTGCTGTTCAAGACCGCATGCTCGCGCGGCACGCAGGCGCGGATGTCCACGGTGTATGAGAGCCACGTTCAGGATGATCACGGCGTCACCACGACCTTGCTCGATCGTCTGACGGGCAAGACCTTCACGGTGCGCTCGAAATATCTGATCGGCGCCGACGGCGGCAACTCGCTGGTCGCCCAGCATGCCGGCCTCCCATTCGAGGGCAAGATGGGTGTCGGCGGCTCGATGAACATCCTGTTCAAGGCCGATCTGTCGCGCTACGTCGCCCACCGGCCGTCGGTGCTGTATTGGGTGGTGCAGCCGGGCGCCGATGTCGGCGGCATCGGCATGGGGCTGGTGCGCATGGTCAGGCCGTGGAACGAATGGCTGATCGTGTGGGGCTATGACATCAACCAGCCGGCGCCGGAGGTCGACGAGGCCTTTGCGGTGAAGGTCGCGCGGGATCTCGTCGGCGATCAGGAGCTGCAGATCGAGCTGCAGTCGGTGTCGACCTGGACCGTCAACAACATGTATGCGACGCGGACGTCGCATGGCCGCGTATTCTGCATGGGCGATGCGATCCACCGGCATCCGCCGTCGAATGGTCTCGGCTCGAACACCTCGATCCAGGACGCCTTCAACCTGGCCTGGAAGCTCGCTTACGTCCTCAAGGACCGCGCCGGGCCAAAGCTGCTCGACAGCTACACGATCGAGCGCGCCCCGGTCGCCAAGCAGATCGTCACCCGCGCCAACAAGTCGATCGAGGAGTTCGGCCCGATCTTCCAGGCGCTAGGGCTGCTGGACTCGGTTGATCCCGTGAAGATGCAGCAGAACATGGACGCGCGCTGCGACCGCACCGAGCAGGCCGAGCAGCAGCGCGCGAAGATCCGCGAGACGATCGCCAGCAAGGTCTATGAGTTCGACGCGCACGGCGTCGAGATGAACCACCGCTATCGCTCGGACGCCATCGTGACCGATGGGCAGGCCGAGCCGGCCTTCACCCGGGATCCCGAGCTGCATTTCCAGCAGACGACCTGGCCCGGCGCGCGGCTGCCGCATGCCTGGCTGTTCGGCAAGGACGGCACCAAGATCTCCACGCTCGACCTTGCCGGTCATGGCAAGTTCACGGTGCTGACCGGCATCGGCGGTGAGACCTGGGTGCAGGCCGCCAGGAAGCTCGGCCAGGAGCTCGGCATCGAGATCGATGCGCATGTCATCGGCCCGCGCCAGGTCTGGCAGGATCTCGACGGCGACTGGTCGCGGTTGCGCGAGGTGCGGGACGGCGGCATCGTGCTGACTCGGCCCGATCAGCACGTCTGCTGGCGGCGCGAGACCTTGGCTGAGGATCCGGCCGCGGAACTGCGCCGCGTGTTCAAGCAAATCCTGGCGAACTGA
- a CDS encoding intradiol ring-cleavage dioxygenase produces MDDHEQGYFTEENSAEVVIGRNKNAKDARLKEVMAVITRKLHEAVKEIEPTQQEWFEAIMFLTRTGQMCTDWRQEFILLSDVLGVSMLVDAINHRKPAGASESTVLGPFYVHDAPELPLGSNICLDRKGEDMVISGVVRDTEGRPIANAKIDVWQTNDDGFYDVQQKGLQPDFNLRGVFRTDEAGRYWFRAVKPRFYPIPDDGPVGQLLGKLGRHPYRPAHLHFIISADGFETLTTHIFDPDDRYIDSDAVFGVKKSLLAKFDRIDDRSRAEQLAFTNPFWETTFDFVLAR; encoded by the coding sequence ATGGATGATCATGAGCAGGGCTATTTCACCGAAGAGAACTCCGCCGAGGTCGTGATCGGCCGCAACAAGAACGCCAAGGACGCGCGGCTGAAGGAGGTGATGGCGGTCATCACCCGCAAGCTGCATGAGGCGGTGAAGGAGATCGAGCCGACCCAGCAGGAATGGTTCGAGGCGATCATGTTCCTGACCCGCACCGGCCAGATGTGTACCGACTGGCGGCAGGAGTTCATTTTGCTGTCGGACGTGCTCGGCGTCTCGATGCTGGTGGACGCGATCAATCATCGCAAGCCGGCCGGCGCGTCCGAAAGCACCGTGCTCGGGCCGTTCTACGTGCACGATGCGCCGGAGCTGCCGCTCGGCAGCAACATCTGCCTCGACCGCAAGGGCGAGGACATGGTGATCTCCGGGGTCGTTCGGGACACCGAGGGGCGGCCGATTGCGAACGCCAAGATCGACGTCTGGCAAACCAATGACGACGGCTTCTACGACGTGCAGCAGAAGGGCTTGCAGCCCGACTTCAACCTGCGCGGCGTGTTCCGCACCGACGAGGCCGGCCGCTACTGGTTCCGCGCCGTCAAGCCGCGGTTCTATCCGATTCCCGATGACGGCCCGGTCGGCCAGCTGCTGGGCAAGCTCGGCCGGCATCCCTACAGGCCGGCGCATCTGCACTTCATCATCTCGGCCGACGGCTTCGAGACGCTGACGACGCACATCTTCGATCCTGACGATCGCTATATCGATTCCGATGCGGTCTTCGGGGTCAAGAAGAGCCTGCTCGCGAAATTTGACCGGATTGACGATCGGAGCCGCGCCGAGCAGCTCGCATTCACCAATCCGTTCTGGGAGACGACCTTCGACTTCGTTCTCGCACGCTGA
- a CDS encoding LysR family transcriptional regulator: MHITLQHLRIFEAVSRHGAITRAASELHLTQPAVSMQCKQLEDQIGLPLIEQIGKKLQLTEAGRELLVHAQRIAAQMTELKAAMDQFRGLERGVLRLAVVSSANYFLPPVIAAFTQRHPGVRVSLRVVNRDAVLAALADNQTDLAITGQPPDSADIVSHYFMDNPLVVVAPPGHPQAGRGTIDIAALADETLVLREPGSGTRATVERYLADHNVTFRPGCELSTNEAVKQAVQAGLGIGIVPAQTIELEVETGRLVILPVEGFPLNRRWFMLHRRDKRLSGAAEAFRDLLVRES; encoded by the coding sequence ATGCACATTACTCTGCAGCATCTGCGAATCTTCGAAGCGGTGAGCCGTCATGGCGCGATCACGCGCGCGGCCTCCGAACTGCATCTGACGCAGCCGGCCGTTTCGATGCAGTGCAAACAACTCGAAGATCAGATCGGGCTGCCGCTGATCGAGCAGATCGGCAAGAAGCTGCAGCTCACGGAAGCCGGGCGCGAGTTGCTTGTTCACGCGCAACGCATCGCGGCACAGATGACCGAGCTCAAGGCTGCGATGGATCAGTTCCGTGGGCTGGAGCGCGGCGTGTTGCGGCTTGCAGTCGTATCCAGCGCCAACTACTTCCTGCCGCCGGTGATCGCCGCATTCACGCAGCGTCACCCCGGCGTCCGCGTCAGCCTGCGGGTGGTGAATCGCGACGCCGTGCTCGCGGCCTTGGCCGACAATCAGACCGACCTCGCCATCACTGGTCAGCCACCTGACAGCGCCGACATCGTCAGCCATTACTTCATGGACAACCCATTGGTCGTGGTCGCGCCGCCGGGACATCCACAGGCGGGACGCGGTACGATCGACATCGCGGCGCTGGCGGATGAGACGCTGGTGCTGCGCGAGCCCGGCTCGGGCACACGCGCAACCGTGGAGCGCTACCTCGCCGATCACAATGTGACTTTCCGGCCGGGATGCGAGCTAAGTACGAACGAAGCCGTCAAGCAGGCCGTGCAGGCAGGCCTCGGCATCGGCATCGTTCCCGCTCAGACCATCGAGCTCGAGGTCGAAACGGGACGGCTGGTGATCCTTCCCGTGGAAGGCTTTCCGCTGAACCGGCGCTGGTTCATGTTGCACAGAAGGGACAAGCGCCTGTCCGGCGCCGCCGAGGCATTCCGCGACCTGCTCGTGCGCGAGAGCTGA
- a CDS encoding form I ribulose bisphosphate carboxylase large subunit: MAEKSYQAGVKEYRKTYWTPEYVPLDTDLLAVFKIVAQAGVPREEAAAAVAAESSTGTWTTVWTDLLTDLDYYKGRAYRIEPVPGDDNAFYAFIAYPIDLFEEGSVVNVLTSLVGNVFGFKAVRSLRLEDIRFPLAYVKTCGGPPNGIQLERDRLNKYGRPLLGCTIKPKLGLSAKNYGRAVYECLRGGLDFTKDDENINSQPFMRWQHRFEFVMEAVHKATSETGERKGHYLNVTAPTPEEMYKRAEFAKSLGAPIIMHDFLTAGFTANTGLANWCRENGMLLHIHRAMHAVLDRNPMHGIHFRVLTKCLRLSGGDHLHSGTVVGKLEGDREATIGWVDLMREPFVPENRARGIFFDQDWGAMPGVMPVASGGIHVWHMPALTAIFGDDACFQFGGGTLGHPWGNAAGAHANRVALEACVEARNQGRPVEREGREILTEAAQHSPELKIAMETWKEIKFEFDVVDKLDTGPMLRVVNA, encoded by the coding sequence ATGGCAGAGAAGAGCTATCAGGCGGGCGTCAAGGAGTATCGCAAGACGTATTGGACGCCGGAATACGTTCCGCTCGACACCGATCTTCTCGCGGTCTTCAAGATCGTCGCACAGGCCGGCGTGCCACGCGAGGAAGCCGCGGCGGCAGTCGCCGCGGAGTCGTCTACGGGAACGTGGACCACGGTTTGGACAGACCTGCTGACCGATCTCGACTATTACAAGGGCCGCGCCTATCGCATCGAGCCGGTTCCCGGTGACGACAACGCGTTCTATGCCTTCATTGCCTATCCTATCGATCTGTTCGAGGAAGGTTCGGTCGTGAACGTGCTGACCTCGTTGGTCGGCAACGTGTTCGGGTTCAAGGCCGTGCGCAGCCTGCGACTGGAGGATATCCGCTTTCCGCTGGCCTATGTGAAGACCTGCGGCGGGCCGCCGAACGGCATTCAGCTCGAGCGCGACCGGCTCAACAAATATGGCCGTCCGCTGCTCGGCTGCACCATCAAGCCGAAGCTCGGTCTGTCGGCGAAGAACTATGGTCGTGCCGTCTATGAGTGTCTGCGCGGCGGCCTCGATTTCACCAAGGACGACGAGAACATCAATAGCCAGCCTTTCATGCGCTGGCAGCACCGTTTCGAATTCGTCATGGAGGCGGTGCACAAGGCGACGTCTGAAACTGGCGAGCGCAAGGGGCACTATCTCAACGTCACCGCGCCGACTCCGGAGGAGATGTACAAGCGCGCCGAGTTCGCCAAGTCGCTGGGCGCGCCGATCATCATGCACGATTTCCTGACGGCCGGCTTCACCGCAAACACCGGTCTTGCGAACTGGTGCCGCGAGAACGGCATGCTGTTGCACATCCACCGCGCCATGCATGCCGTGCTCGATCGCAATCCGATGCACGGCATCCATTTCCGCGTGCTGACCAAGTGCCTCCGATTGTCGGGCGGTGACCACCTGCATTCCGGCACGGTGGTCGGCAAGCTCGAAGGCGATCGCGAGGCGACGATCGGCTGGGTCGACCTGATGCGCGAGCCCTTCGTTCCAGAGAACCGCGCGCGCGGCATCTTCTTCGATCAGGATTGGGGCGCGATGCCCGGCGTGATGCCGGTGGCCTCGGGTGGGATTCACGTCTGGCATATGCCGGCGCTCACCGCGATCTTCGGCGACGATGCCTGCTTCCAGTTCGGCGGCGGCACGCTCGGCCATCCCTGGGGCAATGCTGCCGGCGCACATGCCAACCGTGTCGCGCTTGAAGCCTGTGTCGAGGCGCGCAACCAGGGCAGGCCGGTCGAGCGCGAGGGCCGCGAGATCCTCACCGAGGCCGCGCAGCATTCGCCCGAGCTGAAGATCGCGATGGAGACCTGGAAGGAGATCAAGTTCGAGTTCGACGTGGTCGACAAGCTCGACACCGGCCCGATGCTCCGGGTCGTCAACGCCTGA